In one window of Mytilus galloprovincialis chromosome 6, xbMytGall1.hap1.1, whole genome shotgun sequence DNA:
- the LOC143080405 gene encoding galactoside 2-alpha-L-fucosyltransferase Sec1-like isoform X1: MTGVKRLCMKLKAASWSKHILMLILTLGICLVLFNNYNEQNLIYSVSTNIITNVYSAELNKVNAIPRSSKKYVKVEFSGRLGNLMFEYASLYGIAKHHNITPIVEEGCKLRTFFKISAVSVKPLLNLKRYVEKKGNVYEENAFKLDTKYNWTLKGYFQSWKYFIKNSREIRKEFQFKENVQTEATKQFQEIIKSKNITNVNRHTFIAVHVRRGDFVNNQHFVNFGYSSANESYINNAMTKFRSQFSNAFFIFSSDDIAWCKNHFNESNIAFINKKNSPEIDMAIMSHCNHTIVTTGSYGWWTAWLIGGTTIYFKDFPRKGSKLDKIFDSTTYNLPSWMAM; this comes from the exons ATGACTG GTGTGAAAAGACTTTGCATGAAGCTCAAAG ctgCAAGCTGGTCAAAGCATATTTTGATGTTGATTTTGACGCTTGGAATTTGTCTTGTTCTTTTCAACAACTACAACGAGCAAAATCTTATTTACAGTGTATCAACAAATATAATTACTAATGTATATTCGGCTGAATTAAACAAGGTTAATGCAATTCCAAGGTCATCCAAGAAGTATGTTAAAGTGGAGTTTTCAGGTCGACTCGGAAACTTAATGTTTGAATATGCATCACTTTATGGCATCGCCAAACACCATAACATTACACCTATTGTTGAAGAGGGATGTAAGTTAaggacatttttcaaaatttctgcTGTTTCAGTTAAACCGTTATTGAACTTAAAACGTTACGTGGAGAAAAAAGGTAACGTGTATGAGGAAAATGCTTTTAAGCTTGATACAAAATACAACTGGACTCTCAAAGGCTACTTTCAGAGTTGGAAATACTTTATTAAAAATAGTAGAGAAATAAGAAAAGAAttccaatttaaagaaaatgtgcagACAGAAGCCACTAAACAATTTCAAGAAATTATAAAGTCAAAGAACATAACAAATGTGAACAGACATACTTTTATTGCTGTTCATGTTCGCCGTGGAGATTTTGTAAACAATCAACACTTTGttaattttggatattcatcagCAAATGAAAGTTACATAAATAATGCGATGACAAAATTCCGATCACAATTTTCAAAtgcttttttcatattttcgtCAGACGATATAGCATGGTGCAAAAATCATTTTAACGAATCAAATATAGCATTCATTAACAAGAAAAATTCACCGGAAATTGACATGGCGATAATGTCTCACTGTAATCATACTATAGTTACCACTGGAAGTTATGGTTGGTGGACTGCCTGGCTCATTGGGGGcacaacaatatattttaaagattttccAAGAAAAGGATCAAAACTTGACAAGATATTTGATTCTACTACCTACAATCTACCTTCCTGGATGGCAATGTAG
- the LOC143080405 gene encoding galactoside 2-alpha-L-fucosyltransferase Sec1-like isoform X2, protein MKLKAASWSKHILMLILTLGICLVLFNNYNEQNLIYSVSTNIITNVYSAELNKVNAIPRSSKKYVKVEFSGRLGNLMFEYASLYGIAKHHNITPIVEEGCKLRTFFKISAVSVKPLLNLKRYVEKKGNVYEENAFKLDTKYNWTLKGYFQSWKYFIKNSREIRKEFQFKENVQTEATKQFQEIIKSKNITNVNRHTFIAVHVRRGDFVNNQHFVNFGYSSANESYINNAMTKFRSQFSNAFFIFSSDDIAWCKNHFNESNIAFINKKNSPEIDMAIMSHCNHTIVTTGSYGWWTAWLIGGTTIYFKDFPRKGSKLDKIFDSTTYNLPSWMAM, encoded by the exons ATGAAGCTCAAAG ctgCAAGCTGGTCAAAGCATATTTTGATGTTGATTTTGACGCTTGGAATTTGTCTTGTTCTTTTCAACAACTACAACGAGCAAAATCTTATTTACAGTGTATCAACAAATATAATTACTAATGTATATTCGGCTGAATTAAACAAGGTTAATGCAATTCCAAGGTCATCCAAGAAGTATGTTAAAGTGGAGTTTTCAGGTCGACTCGGAAACTTAATGTTTGAATATGCATCACTTTATGGCATCGCCAAACACCATAACATTACACCTATTGTTGAAGAGGGATGTAAGTTAaggacatttttcaaaatttctgcTGTTTCAGTTAAACCGTTATTGAACTTAAAACGTTACGTGGAGAAAAAAGGTAACGTGTATGAGGAAAATGCTTTTAAGCTTGATACAAAATACAACTGGACTCTCAAAGGCTACTTTCAGAGTTGGAAATACTTTATTAAAAATAGTAGAGAAATAAGAAAAGAAttccaatttaaagaaaatgtgcagACAGAAGCCACTAAACAATTTCAAGAAATTATAAAGTCAAAGAACATAACAAATGTGAACAGACATACTTTTATTGCTGTTCATGTTCGCCGTGGAGATTTTGTAAACAATCAACACTTTGttaattttggatattcatcagCAAATGAAAGTTACATAAATAATGCGATGACAAAATTCCGATCACAATTTTCAAAtgcttttttcatattttcgtCAGACGATATAGCATGGTGCAAAAATCATTTTAACGAATCAAATATAGCATTCATTAACAAGAAAAATTCACCGGAAATTGACATGGCGATAATGTCTCACTGTAATCATACTATAGTTACCACTGGAAGTTATGGTTGGTGGACTGCCTGGCTCATTGGGGGcacaacaatatattttaaagattttccAAGAAAAGGATCAAAACTTGACAAGATATTTGATTCTACTACCTACAATCTACCTTCCTGGATGGCAATGTAG